The following coding sequences are from one Streptomyces angustmyceticus window:
- a CDS encoding lysylphosphatidylglycerol synthase transmembrane domain-containing protein: MTPLTARLPKSALRLLGLLSSAAGLILLALALPRAAGTDWAAVRAQLGHVGGPQVALLCALAGAALWSYTYVLSAALPGLTLRQALLVNCTGSAVSNLLPLGGGAGVAVTYAMTRRWGHPPRAVTVCVALTGVCNVAARLALSAVGALLLAGSPVPGIGWAAAAGGVVLALPVALAAGWPALRHRRRAPGTRRPPAPAGPLRHAARRARQLAVRLRDESRDVVRRSWVRLVCGMAATLAAQGALFLACLQAAGAGSGTGEALAVFAASRLLTQIAVTPGGIGVTECAAAVALVALGGVPAAVASAMLLFATFTHLLEIPLGALTGALWLLRAGRRRPAPAPAAP; this comes from the coding sequence ATGACACCGCTCACCGCGCGGCTGCCGAAGTCCGCCCTGCGGCTGCTGGGCCTGCTCTCCTCCGCCGCCGGCCTGATCCTGCTGGCCCTGGCCCTGCCGCGGGCGGCCGGCACCGACTGGGCCGCCGTCCGCGCCCAGCTCGGGCACGTCGGCGGCCCGCAGGTGGCACTGCTGTGCGCGCTGGCCGGCGCCGCCCTGTGGAGCTACACCTACGTCCTCAGCGCCGCCCTCCCCGGCCTGACGCTTCGTCAGGCGCTGTTGGTGAACTGCACGGGCAGCGCGGTGAGCAATCTGCTGCCGCTCGGCGGCGGTGCGGGCGTCGCCGTCACCTACGCCATGACCCGCCGCTGGGGGCATCCGCCGCGGGCCGTGACCGTGTGCGTCGCGCTCACCGGGGTGTGCAACGTGGCCGCCCGGCTGGCGCTGTCGGCGGTGGGCGCGCTGCTGCTGGCGGGCAGCCCCGTCCCCGGCATCGGCTGGGCGGCGGCCGCGGGCGGCGTGGTGCTCGCCCTGCCCGTGGCGCTCGCGGCCGGGTGGCCCGCCCTGCGCCACCGCCGCCGGGCTCCCGGCACCCGTCGCCCGCCGGCCCCGGCCGGACCGCTGCGGCACGCCGCCCGGCGGGCCCGGCAGCTCGCGGTGCGGCTGCGCGACGAGAGCCGGGACGTGGTCCGCCGTTCCTGGGTGCGGCTGGTGTGCGGCATGGCCGCCACCCTGGCGGCGCAGGGCGCCCTGTTCCTGGCCTGTCTGCAGGCGGCGGGCGCCGGCAGCGGCACGGGGGAGGCGCTGGCGGTGTTCGCGGCCAGCCGGCTGCTGACCCAGATCGCGGTGACGCCCGGCGGCATCGGCGTGACCGAGTGCGCCGCCGCCGTCGCGCTGGTCGCCCTCGGCGGCGTCCCGGCCGCCGTGGCCTCCGCCATGCTGCTCTTCGCCACGTTCACGCACCTGCTGGAGATCCCGCTCGGCGCGCTCACCGGCGCGCTCTGGCTGCTGCGGGCGGGACGACGGCGGCCGGCACCGGCCCCGGCCGCTCCCTAG